A segment of the Oscillospiraceae bacterium genome:
TGGCGAACTGGAAGATTTTGTTATGAGCGGTGTGGAAGCTGCTGACGGCGAGATTGAAGAGTTGACAGCGGCAGTTATCCAGGCATTTAGAGGGGGCGTGTAATATGATGAATTCGCCTAAACTAAAGCAGGGCAGGGCCATGCAAACGTGGGGCATTTTGCTGGCGTGTTTCGGTGCGTTGTACTTACTCATGGCGATTACCGGCGAGCCTGAGATGCTTGTTGCGGCGTTTGTTTTTGGTGTGCCGGGCGTGATACTGATCGCGTTGGCGCGCCCAAAACGCAAACGCGCCAAACGCTACAAACAGTACATGATATTCATTTCGGGCGGTGATGAGCGTAATATTGACATTATTGCGCAGATGACAAAGGTGTCGTCCGAACAAATTATGGAAGAGTTGCCGCAACTGGTGATGGCAGGACTATTGTACGACGTGCAGATCAATCGAGAGAAACGGCGCATTGAGCGCCCGGCCACCGATGCTCGCAAAGTTGAGCAAAAATTAAAAGCAGCCCACACGGAAGGCGTACAAAGAGGGGACGCAATACCGCGACATAAAACAATCTCCTGCCCCGGATGCAGTGCTAACACAGTCGTGGCTTTTGATGAGGTTGTTGAGTGCAAATATTGTACCACGCAATTGGCGTATAATTTAGTGTAAGTGTGCAGGGCGAGCGCCATTCGGAGGTGAGCTGTTGAAAATAAAGTTTTTGGGAACGTCGGCGGCGTACTCGAATCCGTTGCCGTTTTGTAACTGTATCTTATGTGCTAAGGCAAGAAAATCGGGCGGCAAAGATTTAAGGAAACGCGCGTCGCTGCTTATCAACGAAAATTTACTTATCGATATGAATGAAGACTTAGCGTCGGCGTCGTATATGCATAATGTTGATACGACAAAAATTCGTCATTGGCTACAAACGCATTCTCATTTCGACCATTTTAGCCCGGGCCATTTGATTACGCGGATGGATGAGTTTGCTACCCAAAATATTCAACCCTTATCGCTTTATGCCTCGTCAAAATGTATACAGCGTATGTCAGAAAAAGCAGGCAAAACAGCATGGGATGGGGTGAATTTATTTGCGCCGGAATGGCAAAGTCGGTTAAGTCTAAATGTCACCGGCGTTAATCATGGTGAAGAATTTAAGTGCGGTCGTTACTTGGTAACAGCACTCTATTCGGCGCACGACGTCAACGACGGCTCATATCTTTGGCTGGTCAATGACAATTCTCGGCGACTGTTTTATGGTATAGATGCCGATGAGAAATCACTGAGAGAAGACACTTTGAAATATCTCTCGGACAACGGTATTTCCTTGGATGTCGTTGTGCTAGACCACACATACGGGCAGGTAAAGGCAAACGACCATCTGAATACAGACAGCTTTATCGCTGCCATACAAGAAATGAAGAAACGGCATATTATCAATGACGGCACAAAAATCTTTGCGTCACATATATCCCATGAGGGCACATTGCCTCATGATGAGTTTGCTGCATTTAGTAAACAGCATGGATATGACATTGCCTTTGACGGATTAGAGTTAGAGGTTTAATAGTGCGAGGATCATTTATGAAACGCTTTGCGATGATAATATTATTTGCGTTGTGTTTGTTTGCGGTCGGCTTTTTTGCCGCGTGTCATATTATCGAGGAGGTAGATGGGTGTTCGCCGATGTTTGCGGCAGAGGCAGAGCCGTCAAAGGCAGCGCAACTGTCTCAAGTAAAGCAAATCCATGCCGGTGAAAGCAGTTCTTTTGTCTTACTGGAGAACGGCGAACTTTGGGGTTGGGGCGCAGATGTCAGCGGCTGTAATCCCGATGCATGGCTACGGTCGTCTTGGGGTGAAAATGAACAACGAGAGCCATACATAGAACACCGCTTGTTGATGGACGGC
Coding sequences within it:
- a CDS encoding MBL fold metallo-hydrolase, encoding MKIKFLGTSAAYSNPLPFCNCILCAKARKSGGKDLRKRASLLINENLLIDMNEDLASASYMHNVDTTKIRHWLQTHSHFDHFSPGHLITRMDEFATQNIQPLSLYASSKCIQRMSEKAGKTAWDGVNLFAPEWQSRLSLNVTGVNHGEEFKCGRYLVTALYSAHDVNDGSYLWLVNDNSRRLFYGIDADEKSLREDTLKYLSDNGISLDVVVLDHTYGQVKANDHLNTDSFIAAIQEMKKRHIINDGTKIFASHISHEGTLPHDEFAAFSKQHGYDIAFDGLELEV